The following are encoded together in the Candidatus Hydrogenedentota bacterium genome:
- a CDS encoding SPASM domain-containing protein — protein sequence MVLGNVAESSIHDVWNGPVAQKIR from the coding sequence ATGGTGCTGGGCAATGTGGCCGAGTCCTCCATCCATGACGTGTGGAACGGGCCGGTGGCCCAAAA